DNA from Spirochaetota bacterium:
GAAGGCGGAGGGGTAAACGTGAGTAATTACAAGTTGTTGTAAAATGTCAAATATTTAACACAGGTTTATTTTTTGATCAGATCTGTCATCATCGCCATGAATTACAAAAATTTTTTATGGCGACATAATATTTTTAATTGACTTTTTATTATGAGCGGCTATATAAGATTAATAGCAAATTAACTATATTATGTTACATTAGATCATCTCTTCCCGAGACGAGATTTTTTTCATTGTTTTTCCATATTTATTTTATTTTGTACATACAAATTAAATCGTATTTAATTCCGGAGATTCTACATGGCTGACGGTACACAATCCAATTTCATACGAAAACGGGATGGAAGGATAGTCCCTTTCAATCCTGAAAAGATAACCGGCGCCATTTACAAAGCCGCCCAGGCGGTAGGCGGCAGCGACCGCACCACCGCCCAGGCCATCTCCGACTCCATAATTGGCATTCTGACCATCATCTATAAGGACGGCCGTATCCCCACGGTGGAGAATGTCCAGGACCTGGTCGAAAAAATGCTCATCGAGCGGGGCCACGCCAAGGTCGCCAAGGCCTACATCCTCTACCGGGAGCAGCACCGGAAGATCCGCGAAGGCAAAAGCCTCCTCACCGAGGGACTGGAACTCATAGAAAGCTACCTGGACCGCTCCGACTGGCGGGTCAACGAGAACAGCAACATGAGCTATTCCCTCCAGGGGCTCAACAACCATATCGCCACCGCAGTAACCGCCAAGTACTGGCTTGAGCGCATATACCCGCCGGAGATCCGAAACGCCCATGTCAACTGCGATTTCCATATCCACGACCTGGGGCTCCTCTCAGCCTACTGCGTGGGATGGGATCTGCGGGACCTCCTGATACGGGGATTCGGCGGCGTCGCCGGCAAGGTGGAGAGCAGGCCGGCCAAGCATTTCCGCAGCGCCCTGGGCCACGTGGTAAATTTTTTCTACACCCTGCAGGGCGAATCGGCCGGCGCCCAGGCCTTCGCCAACTTCGATACCTACCTGGCCCCCTTCATCTGGTACGACAAGCTTTCCTACAATGAAGTCAAGCAGTGTCTTCAAGAGTTCATCTTCAACATGAACATACCCACCAGGGTTGGGTTTCAGACGCCCTTCACCAACGTGACCCTGGACCTCACGGTGCCGTCCAACATCGCCGGCGAATACGTCATCATCGGCGGCGAGGCCAGGGAAAAGACCTACGGCGAGTTCCAGGACGAGATGGACATGTTCAACATCGCCTTCGCCGAGGCCATGTCGGAGGGGGACGCCAAGAACAGGATATTCACCTTCCCCATCCCCACCTACAACATAAGCAGGGATTTCGACTGGGACAACGCCAAGCTCGACCCGATGTGGGAGATGACCGCGAAGTACGGCATTCCCTACTTCGCCAACTTCATCAATTCCGACATGGACCCGGAAGACGCGCGCTCCATGTGCTGCCGCCTGCGCCTCGACAACCGTGAGCTCCGCAAGCGGGGCGGCGGCCTCTTCGGCGCCAACCCCCTCACCGGGAGCATCGGCGTGGTCACCATCAACCTGCCGCGCGTCGCCTATTCCTCGAAGAACGAGGGCGATTTCTTCGAGTCCCTTGAGCGCCTCATGGTCCTGGCGAAGAACTCCCTGGAGATCAAGCGCAAGGCCCTGGAGAATTTCACGGAGAACAACCTCTACCCGTACACAAAGCACTACCTCTCCGCCATCTACGAGCGGAGCAAGAAATACTGGATCAACCACTTCTCCACCATCGGCCTCATCGGCATGAACGAGACGTGCCTCAACATGCTCAACACGGACATCGCCACCATCGAGGGGAAGGAGTTCGCGCTGAAGGTCCTCGACTTCATGCGCAACCGCATCATGCAGTTCCAGGAGGAGACCGGCAATTTCTACAATCTCGAAGCGACGCCGGCGGAGGGCGTGAGCTACCGCTTCGCCATGCACGACCGGAAGCTCTTCAACGACATCAAGACTTCGGGAACACGGGAGCCCTACTACACCAATTCCGTCCATCTGCCGGTGGGGCACACCGACGACCTTTTCGACGTCCTCGACCACCAGGACGAGCTCCAGACGAAATTCACCGGCGGAACGGTTGTTCACCTGTTTCTCGGCGAAAAGATCAACGATATCGGATCGGTCAAGATGCTGGTGAAGAAGATAGCCGAGAACTACTCGCTGCCCTATTTCACCATTACGCCCACCTTCAGCGTATGCCCGGTTCACGGGTATATCCCGGGGGCGCATAAATTCTGTCCCTACGACCATTCCCAGGACGAGCTTATTGAACACGGTATTGAAGTTGACGGCGCCTAATGCCGATATATAAACCAGGGAATCCGACATAATTCAGATCCCTGGAGCCTTTCCCTCCCCGTTCGGGAGGAGGTTATTTTTAATTCATATGTGGGAGATGTGCGATGAACAAAAAAGAATTAAAGGTTCCGGTTGAAGTCTATTCGCGCGTAGTAGGTTATTTCAGGCCTGTGAACCAGTGGAACAAGGGAAAGCAGGAAGAATTCCGCGAAAGAAAGGTCTACCACGTAGAACAGGCGCCGGTCTATGAATATCAGAGGAATATATAAGACATCGCTGATCGACTACCCCGGGAAGATCAGCGCCGTCCTCTTTACCGGCGGATGCAACCTGCGGTGCCGGTACTGTCACAACCCGGACCTTGCCGGCAACTGGCAGGAGATGGCCCACTCGACCGACGAGGAGGCAATTGACCTCCTCAGGAAGAGGAAGAACCTCATCGACGGCGTCACCATTTCCGGCGGGGAGCCCACTCTTTCGAAAGACCTTTTTTCCTTCGTGGAAAAGATAAAAGAGCTCCAGCTGGCGGTAAAGCTTGACTCCAACGGCCTTCAGCCGGAGGTCCTCCGGAATCTCATAGCCGGCGGCCTCCTTGATTACGCGGCCATTGACATCAAGACCTCCCCCGAAAAGTACAGGGTCCTGACAAACTCGGACGTCGATTTCAGCTGCATCGCCCGGAGCATCGACATTCTGAGGGCCAGCGGGATCGACTACGAGGTGCGCACGACCTGCGTGCCCGCCTATGTCACCATGGATGACCTGACGAGCATCAGGGACGCCATCGGCAGGGTGAAAAAATATTTCCTCCAGCA
Protein-coding regions in this window:
- a CDS encoding ribonucleoside triphosphate reductase, yielding MADGTQSNFIRKRDGRIVPFNPEKITGAIYKAAQAVGGSDRTTAQAISDSIIGILTIIYKDGRIPTVENVQDLVEKMLIERGHAKVAKAYILYREQHRKIREGKSLLTEGLELIESYLDRSDWRVNENSNMSYSLQGLNNHIATAVTAKYWLERIYPPEIRNAHVNCDFHIHDLGLLSAYCVGWDLRDLLIRGFGGVAGKVESRPAKHFRSALGHVVNFFYTLQGESAGAQAFANFDTYLAPFIWYDKLSYNEVKQCLQEFIFNMNIPTRVGFQTPFTNVTLDLTVPSNIAGEYVIIGGEAREKTYGEFQDEMDMFNIAFAEAMSEGDAKNRIFTFPIPTYNISRDFDWDNAKLDPMWEMTAKYGIPYFANFINSDMDPEDARSMCCRLRLDNRELRKRGGGLFGANPLTGSIGVVTINLPRVAYSSKNEGDFFESLERLMVLAKNSLEIKRKALENFTENNLYPYTKHYLSAIYERSKKYWINHFSTIGLIGMNETCLNMLNTDIATIEGKEFALKVLDFMRNRIMQFQEETGNFYNLEATPAEGVSYRFAMHDRKLFNDIKTSGTREPYYTNSVHLPVGHTDDLFDVLDHQDELQTKFTGGTVVHLFLGEKINDIGSVKMLVKKIAENYSLPYFTITPTFSVCPVHGYIPGAHKFCPYDHSQDELIEHGIEVDGA
- a CDS encoding anaerobic ribonucleoside-triphosphate reductase activating protein — encoded protein: MNIRGIYKTSLIDYPGKISAVLFTGGCNLRCRYCHNPDLAGNWQEMAHSTDEEAIDLLRKRKNLIDGVTISGGEPTLSKDLFSFVEKIKELQLAVKLDSNGLQPEVLRNLIAGGLLDYAAIDIKTSPEKYRVLTNSDVDFSCIARSIDILRASGIDYEVRTTCVPAYVTMDDLTSIRDAIGRVKKYFLQQFQRETRLLDRSWEIIEPYPVDTLRRFREFILTFADRCEIRGI